GGCGCCCTTGCCCGCCTCCGCGAACCAATACTCGCCGCCATCCCCGCGCCGCCGCACCGGAGCATAGAGGTAGCCCAGCAGCGGGCGCCGCATGTTCACCAGCGCCACCGAGATCGCCCAGCCCGTGCGGCCTCGGATGAAGTCGCGAGTCCCGTCGATCGGGTCGACCAGCCAGACCAGTTCGTGGTTCTGGCGATCGAGGCTGTCGGTCGTCTCTTCGGAAAGCCATCCTGCCGCAGGCAACAACTTGTGAAGTTCGGCCTTGAGAAAGCCGTCGACCTCCAGATCGGCAGTGCACACCGGACTGCCGGGGGTCTTTTCCCACGATTCGAGGCTATGGCCATCACCCGGCCAGCCTGCCAGCGCGATGCGCCCGGCCTCTCGAACGATGGCTTCCAGTCTCTCCCGGTCAATCATGTGCCGACTTTCGTTGCTGCATTCGTTCTGGCATTGCTATTGCGTATTCTTATCAATTAGGTTCGAACAAATCGTTCTCACCTATGAATTTGCGCAGGCTACGGGACTTTTCAAGCCAGCGGGGATGTGCTTATGCGGCGGGGCATAACTATGGCTACGGCGCCTTCCCAAGGAACCTCCAGCAGAAAGCGATTTGAGCGATGAACATTCACGAATATCAGGCCAAGGAACTGCTGTCGAAGTATGGCGTGGGTATCCCCGCCGGCATCGCCGCGCTGACCGTAGAGGAAGCGGTTGCCGCCGCCAAGCAGCTCCCCGGGCCGCTCTACGTCGTGAAGGCGCAGATCCACGCCGGCGGACGCGGCAAGGGCAAGTTCACGGAACTTCCCGCTGACGCCAAGGGCGGCGTGCGTCTCGCCAAGTCGATCGACGAAGTCGAGGCATTTGCCAAGGAAATGCTCGGCAACACCCTCGTCACCATCCAGACGGGTGATGCCGGCAAGCAGGTGAACCGCCTGTACGTGACCGACGGCGTCGACATCGAGAAGGAATACTACCTCTCGATGGTCGTGGACCGTTCGACCAGCCGCGTCGCCATGATCGTGTCGACCGAAGGCGGCATGGACATCGAAGAGGTCGCCCACTCGACCCCCGAGCGCATCAGCACCATCACCGTCGACACCGCGACCGGCTTCCAGGCTCACCATGGCCGCGCCGTCGCTTTCGCGCTCAAGCTGTCGGGTGATCTCGCAAAGCAGGCGCAGAAGATCGCCAAGCAGCTTTACGAGGCGTTCGTCGCCCTCGATTGCGACATGCTGGAAATCAACCCGCTGGTGGAAACCAAGGACGGCAACCTGCTGGTCCTCGACACCAAGATGAGCTTCGATTCGAACGCCCTGTATCGTCACCCCGACGTGCTGGCCCTGCGCGACGAAACCGAAGAAGATCCCGCTGAAGTCGAAGCCTCGAAGTACGACCTGGCCTACATCAAGCTCGATGGCGACATCGGCTGCATGGTCAACGGTGCCGGCCTTGCCATGGCGACGATGGACATCATCAAGCTGAACGGCATGTTCCCGGCCAACTTCCTCGACGTTGGCGGCGGCGCCAACAAGGAGAAGGTGACTGCGGCGTTCAAGATCATTCTCGCGGATCCCGCAGTCAAGGGCATCCTCGTGAACATCTTCGGCGGCATCATGAAGTGCGACGTCATCGCCGAGGGCATCGTTGCCGCGGCGAAGGAAGTGAACCTGCAGGTTCCGCTGGTGGTTCGCCTCGAAGGCACCAATGTCCAGCAGGGCAAGGACATCCTGGCCGGCTCGGGCCTGCCGATCGTCGCTGCCAACGATCTGGGCGACGCTGCCCGCAAGATCGTTGCCGAAGTGAAGAACGTGGCCTGAACTGGCCGCGTTCGCGCGCACGACGAAACGTCGTGCTCGCGATCACATGACGAATATTGAGACGGCGGGGGTTTCGCGACCCCCGCCGTTTTGCATATGTAGCTCAGCTATGTACCGCCCAAGCTCTTAGCGCTTTGTGGGGCTTGACGCGGTGGATTAGGAACGCGATAGCTCCCGCACCAGTTTAATCGCGCGGTTAAATTTTGCCGTCCCAGCAGTGAGAGGACAGATCGCATGAAGATCATCGTGCCCGTAAAGCGGGTCATCGACTATAACGTGAAGCCGCGGGTCAAGGCCGACGGCACGGGTGTTGACCTTGCCAACGTCAAAATGAGCATGAACCCGTTCGACGAGATCGCGGTGGAAGAAGCCATCCGCATCAAGGAAGCGGGCAAGGCCGAAGAGATCATCGCGGTCTCGGTCGGGCCGGCCAAGGCTGCCGAAACCCTGCGTACCGCGCTTGCTATGGGCGCCGACCGGGCGATCCTCGTCGAGACCGACGCAGAGGTCGAGCCGCTGGCCGTCGCCAAGATTCTCAAGGCCATCGTGGGTGAAGAGAACCCCGGCCTGGTGATCCTGGGCAAGCAGGCGATCGACGACGATTCGAACCAGACCGGCCAGATGCTCGCCGCGCTGCTGGGCCGCCCTCAGGGCACCTTCGCCAACAAGATCGAGATCGACGGCGAGCAGGTTGCCGTCACCCGCGAAGTCGACGGCGGTCTCGAAACGGTGAAGCTCTCGCTTCCCGCCATCGTCACCACCGACCTTCGCCTGAACGAGCCGCGCTACGCTTCGCTGCCCAACATCATGAAGGCAAAGAAGAAGCAGCTCGATACGAAGAGCCCCGCCGACTACGGTGTCGACATCACGCCGCGCCTCAAGACCCTCAAGGTCTCCGAGCCGCCGGTGCGTTCGGCCGGTATCAAGATCGCTGACGTCGACGCCCTCGTCG
The DNA window shown above is from Novosphingobium sp. P6W and carries:
- a CDS encoding 3'(2'),5'-bisphosphate nucleotidase CysQ — translated: MIDRERLEAIVREAGRIALAGWPGDGHSLESWEKTPGSPVCTADLEVDGFLKAELHKLLPAAGWLSEETTDSLDRQNHELVWLVDPIDGTRDFIRGRTGWAISVALVNMRRPLLGYLYAPVRRRGDGGEYWFAEAGKGAWRNGERLVASRRDSLAGSRVPAQKLAAEDADLTLVDQPNSIALRMAMIAANEADLLVTLRWGYEWDIAAAGLIAREAGAVVTDAFGQPLNYNKHDPRAFGVMVASTGIHEAAVERLAERAVRYSA
- the sucC gene encoding ADP-forming succinate--CoA ligase subunit beta is translated as MNIHEYQAKELLSKYGVGIPAGIAALTVEEAVAAAKQLPGPLYVVKAQIHAGGRGKGKFTELPADAKGGVRLAKSIDEVEAFAKEMLGNTLVTIQTGDAGKQVNRLYVTDGVDIEKEYYLSMVVDRSTSRVAMIVSTEGGMDIEEVAHSTPERISTITVDTATGFQAHHGRAVAFALKLSGDLAKQAQKIAKQLYEAFVALDCDMLEINPLVETKDGNLLVLDTKMSFDSNALYRHPDVLALRDETEEDPAEVEASKYDLAYIKLDGDIGCMVNGAGLAMATMDIIKLNGMFPANFLDVGGGANKEKVTAAFKIILADPAVKGILVNIFGGIMKCDVIAEGIVAAAKEVNLQVPLVVRLEGTNVQQGKDILAGSGLPIVAANDLGDAARKIVAEVKNVA
- a CDS encoding electron transfer flavoprotein subunit beta/FixA family protein — its product is MKIIVPVKRVIDYNVKPRVKADGTGVDLANVKMSMNPFDEIAVEEAIRIKEAGKAEEIIAVSVGPAKAAETLRTALAMGADRAILVETDAEVEPLAVAKILKAIVGEENPGLVILGKQAIDDDSNQTGQMLAALLGRPQGTFANKIEIDGEQVAVTREVDGGLETVKLSLPAIVTTDLRLNEPRYASLPNIMKAKKKQLDTKSPADYGVDITPRLKTLKVSEPPVRSAGIKIADVDALVAKLKEMGVA